Proteins from a single region of Pseudomonas quebecensis:
- a CDS encoding DASS family sodium-coupled anion symporter has translation MNAAPFKLPMGLVVAVLALAGVLLLPLPADLPVAGQRMLAILAFAVVVWITEAVSYEASAIMITSLMAFLLGTAPSLQDPAHLIGSSPAIGMALTGFANPALALVAGALFIAAAMTHTGLDRRIALVTLSRIGTSTRRILLGAIAVTILLSLVVPSATARSACVVPIMMGVIAAFGVDKRSNIAAGIMIVVAQGTSIWNVGIQTAAAQNLLTVGFMDKMLGQRVSWLDWLIAGAPWALIMSAVLLLLVLKLLPPETDSIPGGKEAVAQSLVDIGPTTGPQKRLLAVSVLLLLAWATEGRLHPFDTTSTTYAGLVFLLLPGIGVMTWKDVQSRIPWGTVIVFGVGISLGTALLTTQAGQWLGAAVVAHTGLDQVGPLGVFAILGAFLILIHLGFASATALTSALLPILIAVLQTLPGEFNRLGMTLLLGFVMSYGFILPINAPQNMVCLGTGTFTARQFAKVGILVTLIGYGLMWVLAATYWSWLGWI, from the coding sequence ATGAACGCCGCACCTTTCAAACTGCCCATGGGCCTGGTGGTCGCCGTGCTGGCGCTGGCCGGCGTGCTGCTGTTGCCGCTGCCCGCCGACCTGCCGGTGGCCGGCCAGCGTATGTTGGCGATCCTTGCGTTTGCCGTGGTGGTGTGGATCACCGAGGCGGTGTCCTATGAAGCCAGCGCGATCATGATCACTTCGCTCATGGCATTTCTGCTCGGCACGGCACCCTCGCTGCAGGACCCCGCGCACCTGATCGGCTCCAGCCCGGCCATCGGCATGGCGCTCACCGGCTTCGCCAACCCGGCGCTGGCGCTGGTGGCGGGGGCCTTGTTCATCGCGGCGGCCATGACCCACACCGGCCTGGACCGGCGCATCGCCCTGGTGACGTTGAGCCGCATCGGTACCAGCACCCGGCGCATCCTGCTGGGGGCGATTGCGGTGACGATCCTGCTCAGCCTGGTGGTGCCCAGCGCCACGGCGCGCAGTGCCTGTGTGGTGCCGATCATGATGGGCGTGATCGCCGCCTTCGGCGTGGACAAGCGCTCGAATATCGCCGCCGGGATCATGATTGTGGTGGCCCAGGGCACCAGCATCTGGAACGTCGGCATCCAGACCGCCGCGGCGCAGAACCTGCTCACCGTCGGCTTTATGGACAAGATGCTCGGCCAGCGCGTGTCGTGGCTCGACTGGCTGATCGCCGGCGCGCCGTGGGCGCTGATCATGTCGGCGGTGTTGCTGTTGCTGGTGCTCAAGCTGCTGCCGCCGGAAACCGACAGCATTCCCGGCGGCAAGGAAGCGGTGGCCCAGTCCCTGGTGGACATCGGCCCCACGACCGGCCCACAGAAACGCTTGCTGGCGGTGTCGGTGCTGCTGCTGTTGGCATGGGCCACGGAAGGGCGCCTGCATCCTTTCGACACCACCTCGACCACCTACGCCGGGTTGGTGTTCCTGCTGCTGCCGGGCATCGGCGTGATGACCTGGAAAGATGTGCAGTCGCGCATTCCGTGGGGCACGGTGATCGTGTTCGGCGTGGGTATCAGCCTGGGTACGGCGCTGCTGACCACCCAGGCCGGGCAGTGGCTGGGGGCTGCGGTGGTGGCCCACACAGGATTGGATCAGGTCGGGCCGCTGGGGGTGTTCGCGATACTGGGTGCGTTCCTGATCCTGATTCACCTGGGGTTTGCCAGCGCCACGGCGTTGACCTCGGCGCTGTTGCCGATCCTGATTGCGGTGCTGCAGACCCTGCCCGGCGAATTCAACCGCTTGGGTATGACCCTGTTGCTGGGGTTTGTGATGAGCTACGGGTTTATCCTGCCGATCAACGCGCCGCAGAACATGGTGTGCCTGGGCACCGGAACGTTTACCGCGCGACAGTTTGCCAAGGTGGGGATTCTGGTGACGTTGATCGGGTATGGGTTGATGTGGGTGCTGGCGGCGACTTACTGGAGTTGGCTCGGTTGGATTTGA